From Chryseobacterium gallinarum, one genomic window encodes:
- a CDS encoding response regulator transcription factor, whose protein sequence is MKKIIIADDEHKILMSLEYSFKKNGYDVYIARDGTEVLDFLKTMVPDVILLDIMMPNLDGYSTLDIIKQDEKFKDTKVIFLSAKNNPKDIEKGLEMGANAYVTKPYSIKKLIQQIEELF, encoded by the coding sequence ATGAAAAAAATAATCATTGCAGATGATGAACACAAAATATTAATGTCACTGGAATACAGTTTTAAGAAGAACGGCTATGATGTTTATATCGCACGGGACGGAACAGAAGTTCTTGATTTTTTAAAAACAATGGTCCCGGATGTCATTTTATTGGATATCATGATGCCTAATCTTGACGGATACAGCACACTGGACATTATCAAGCAGGATGAAAAGTTTAAAGACACCAAAGTTATCTTCCTAAGCGCCAAAAACAATCCGAAAGACATTGAAAAGGGCCTTGAAATGGGAGCTAATGCGTATGTTACAAAACCCTATTCTATTAAAAAGCTGATACAGCAGATTGAAGAATTGTTTTAG
- a CDS encoding DUF6814 family protein, whose translation MNGLKKILGILWIAIALIVGYFGITVLGIPKIASGKQEDLVFGIIILFVLMPIISGGMAVFGYYALTGEYSDDKI comes from the coding sequence ATGAACGGACTAAAAAAGATATTAGGCATACTCTGGATTGCAATAGCATTAATTGTAGGATATTTCGGAATTACGGTTCTGGGAATCCCCAAAATAGCCTCAGGAAAACAGGAAGATCTGGTTTTCGGCATTATCATTCTGTTTGTACTGATGCCGATCATCTCAGGAGGAATGGCTGTTTTCGGATATTATGCACTGACAGGAGAATATTCTGACGACAAAATATAA
- a CDS encoding ATP-binding protein gives MNSFALFFVVLFYLALLFLVAHLAEKKRSKLWINNPYIYALSLAVYCTAWTYYGSIGVAATSGLNYLPIYIGPIMIIPAWIYINTRIIRISRVNKISSLADFIALRYGNSRSLSAIITIVCLLAIVPYIGLQIKAISETFHLVTETAMSKDILTDNATFVVVLIALFSSYYGTRYVDASEKRLGIISAIALESFLKLFFIIILGLFVIYYVFDGFSDIYHQASQFKDFKEKNTFNGIEGAMNWMVLCMISATAICILPRQFHTAIVENRQEKHIKTAIWFFPLYLLIFTIFIFPIAWGGRLIFDGQKVNPEFYSILIPQHFDNTLITVLVFLGGLSSCISMIIISAITLSIMLSNNLIIPYGLLGKLKSENEEQNTRSITNIRKFSIFALIIMAFVFYKYFILKTSLDSVGLISFVVIAQLAPAFFGALFWRRGSYKGAVAGLAAGLAICYFGLIIPQYYFSYNQEFKGALREMYDAFGFFSIPYLGRIPQIFFWSVLVNTGLFTIISVSTKGNYRERNFAELYVDIDKYIQNHENAFIWRGTAYISDIRNILERFLGKNKTEQALRIFNLKYNIDSNTETADSRFIKFSENLLAGRIGTASAKILIEGVTKEDKISLKEVLNILEESKENISLNKKLTEQSEELQKLSDDLRTANENLIIKDRQKDDFLDSVAHELRTPITAIRSAGEILADDDDIPSEIRQEFLNNIITESDRLSEIINDILYLDKLQHGEISLHIRENNIIETYKKALNPLLHLIQQKNIHLSEVNLLNQIIFEYDEARMIQLFQNIWGNALKFTDEQGTIQTKLFEKDHQLMISIFNTGKHIPEEDLEMIFDKFYQSRNQNILKPTGSGLGLAISKKIVQAHGGNIKAENSGLGVTFTINIPEKNIKKEIKNEVEHH, from the coding sequence ATGAATAGTTTTGCATTATTTTTTGTGGTGTTGTTTTATCTCGCCCTCCTGTTCTTAGTTGCCCATCTGGCAGAGAAGAAAAGAAGCAAGCTCTGGATCAACAATCCCTATATTTATGCATTATCTCTGGCTGTGTATTGCACCGCCTGGACGTATTACGGCAGCATCGGTGTAGCGGCAACAAGCGGACTGAACTACCTGCCAATCTACATCGGACCTATTATGATCATTCCTGCCTGGATCTATATCAACACCAGAATCATCAGGATTTCCAGGGTCAATAAAATAAGCAGTCTGGCCGATTTCATTGCTTTACGCTACGGAAACAGCAGGAGTCTCAGCGCCATCATTACTATAGTCTGTCTCCTTGCCATTGTTCCATATATCGGGCTTCAGATCAAAGCGATTTCCGAAACTTTCCATCTGGTGACAGAGACAGCAATGTCAAAAGATATATTAACAGACAATGCGACATTCGTGGTCGTCCTCATCGCGCTATTCTCTTCTTATTACGGAACCCGGTATGTAGATGCTTCAGAAAAGCGCCTGGGAATTATCTCCGCTATTGCTCTGGAAAGTTTTTTAAAGCTTTTCTTTATTATTATACTTGGGCTTTTCGTAATCTATTATGTGTTCGACGGCTTTTCGGATATCTACCACCAGGCCAGCCAATTTAAAGATTTTAAAGAAAAAAATACATTCAATGGAATTGAAGGTGCTATGAACTGGATGGTTTTATGTATGATTTCCGCTACAGCCATTTGTATCCTTCCGAGACAATTTCACACTGCTATTGTTGAGAACAGACAGGAAAAGCATATCAAAACAGCCATATGGTTTTTTCCGCTTTATCTTTTAATTTTCACTATATTTATATTCCCGATTGCCTGGGGTGGAAGATTAATTTTCGATGGACAGAAGGTCAATCCCGAGTTCTACTCCATTTTAATTCCTCAGCATTTTGACAACACTTTGATTACCGTTCTGGTTTTCCTTGGAGGATTAAGCTCATGTATTTCCATGATCATTATCTCTGCTATTACACTATCTATCATGCTTTCCAATAATCTCATCATCCCATATGGACTGCTGGGAAAATTAAAATCTGAAAACGAAGAGCAAAATACCAGAAGTATTACCAATATCAGGAAATTCAGCATTTTCGCCCTGATTATTATGGCTTTTGTTTTTTACAAATACTTTATCCTGAAGACATCCCTGGATTCTGTGGGCCTTATTTCTTTTGTAGTAATTGCCCAGTTGGCCCCTGCTTTCTTCGGAGCTTTGTTCTGGAGAAGAGGAAGCTATAAGGGCGCCGTTGCGGGATTGGCTGCCGGTCTCGCGATCTGCTATTTCGGGTTAATTATTCCCCAGTATTATTTTTCTTACAACCAGGAATTCAAAGGAGCCCTGAGAGAAATGTATGATGCTTTCGGATTCTTCAGCATTCCTTATTTAGGAAGAATCCCGCAGATCTTTTTCTGGTCTGTTCTGGTAAACACAGGTTTATTTACCATTATTTCAGTGAGTACCAAAGGAAATTACCGGGAAAGAAATTTTGCCGAACTGTATGTGGATATTGACAAATACATTCAAAATCATGAAAATGCCTTTATCTGGCGCGGAACTGCCTATATTTCCGATATCAGGAATATCCTTGAAAGGTTCCTAGGTAAAAATAAAACGGAACAAGCCCTTAGAATTTTTAATTTAAAATACAATATTGACTCCAACACCGAAACCGCTGATTCCAGGTTTATTAAGTTTTCTGAAAACCTGCTGGCCGGAAGAATAGGAACAGCCTCTGCCAAAATCCTGATAGAAGGCGTAACAAAAGAAGATAAAATCTCTTTGAAGGAAGTCCTCAACATTCTCGAGGAATCTAAAGAAAATATCAGCTTAAATAAAAAGCTTACGGAACAGTCTGAAGAACTGCAGAAATTATCCGACGATCTAAGGACTGCCAATGAAAACCTGATTATCAAAGACCGGCAAAAGGATGATTTCCTGGATTCCGTAGCCCATGAACTAAGGACTCCGATTACCGCCATCCGCTCTGCAGGAGAGATTTTAGCCGATGACGACGATATTCCTTCCGAAATCAGACAGGAGTTCTTAAATAACATTATCACAGAATCTGACCGGTTAAGTGAAATCATCAATGACATTCTCTACCTGGATAAGCTTCAGCATGGTGAAATCTCATTACATATCCGGGAAAATAATATTATTGAAACCTATAAAAAAGCATTAAATCCACTCCTCCATCTGATACAACAAAAAAATATTCATTTAAGTGAAGTCAACCTTTTGAACCAGATTATTTTTGAATATGATGAAGCGAGAATGATCCAGCTGTTTCAGAACATCTGGGGAAATGCATTGAAATTTACCGACGAACAGGGAACGATACAGACCAAACTTTTTGAAAAAGACCATCAATTAATGATTTCTATTTTCAATACAGGCAAACATATCCCTGAAGAAGATCTGGAAATGATCTTTGACAAATTTTATCAATCCAGAAATCAGAATATATTAAAGCCAACAGGAAGCGGACTCGGACTGGCAATTTCCAAAAAGATCGTACAGGCCCACGGTGGAAATATAAAAGCAGAAAACAGCGGTCTCGGCGTGACCTTCACAATCAATATTCCTGAAAAAAATATAAAAAAAGAGATTAAAAATGAAGTTGAACACCATTAA